From the Vibrio algarum genome, one window contains:
- a CDS encoding PAS domain-containing protein, translated as MVAEAREKLINNGSHCMDMNNRQNAVQSLDLSGSIIDVNPAWLKLTGYKKEDVLGRHFVEFLHPDSLLCVDNHFPQLKDFGYVNDVQLKIRTKKNEILSVSLNGTSKYSSNGTFERTFCELSLNSSSCATTTEVLA; from the coding sequence ATGGTGGCCGAAGCGAGAGAAAAATTAATCAACAACGGATCACACTGTATGGATATGAATAATCGACAAAATGCCGTTCAATCATTAGATTTAAGTGGCTCTATTATTGATGTAAATCCTGCTTGGTTAAAGTTAACCGGCTATAAAAAAGAGGACGTCCTAGGAAGACATTTTGTTGAGTTTCTTCATCCTGATTCTCTACTATGCGTGGATAACCACTTCCCTCAACTAAAAGACTTTGGTTACGTTAACGATGTGCAATTAAAAATTAGAACTAAAAAAAATGAGATTTTGTCAGTTAGCCTAAATGGAACATCAAAGTACAGCTCCAATGGTACATTTGAAAGAACCTTTTGTGAGTTATCCCTAAACTCATCAAGTTGCGCAACAACTACTGAAGTTTTAGCATAG
- a CDS encoding DUF1840 domain-containing protein, translated as MLITFSCTAYANVTMFGDVGLQMLKMLGHSGKVPGAILAADIPDALIQLKTSIENEQNITAPNESEENEDDIKEDTVSLMNRAFPLVELFTAAQKAECNVMWDYTD; from the coding sequence ATGTTAATTACATTTAGCTGCACTGCATATGCAAACGTCACCATGTTTGGCGATGTGGGACTACAAATGCTCAAAATGCTTGGCCATAGCGGCAAAGTACCTGGGGCCATTTTAGCCGCTGATATTCCTGACGCATTAATCCAGTTAAAGACATCCATTGAAAATGAACAAAACATCACTGCCCCCAACGAATCCGAAGAGAATGAAGATGACATCAAAGAAGATACGGTCAGTTTGATGAATCGAGCCTTTCCTTTAGTTGAACTGTTCACTGCCGCACAAAAAGCAGAGTGCAATGTAATGTGGGATTACACTGACTAG
- the eutC gene encoding ethanolamine ammonia-lyase subunit EutC has product MSKLSEKNTSNSDRLIIKNPWQSLKQFTSARIGLGRVGNSIPTNELLAFQLDHARAIDAVHKALDVKALLEHLSTSQPLYNATPMNPIVLDSKARDRMEYLQRPDLGRQLSDASWQQLLEQRSEVDAKYDLAIVVADGLSSTAIQNHAVPLLDRLVEKLGTDPKNNWSLAPLTIVSQGRVAIGDDVGECLNAKITMILIGERPGLTSPDSMGIYMTWAPKRGAKESSRNCISNIRPEGLGYDEASNKAFYLLSESIRRQISGIKLKDRSSDNEDNDALESSTTTSHFLISP; this is encoded by the coding sequence ATGAGCAAGCTTTCTGAAAAAAACACCTCTAATAGCGATCGACTGATAATCAAGAACCCGTGGCAGAGCTTAAAACAATTTACCTCTGCGCGTATCGGACTGGGTCGGGTTGGGAACAGTATACCGACTAATGAACTGTTAGCCTTCCAACTCGATCATGCAAGAGCGATAGATGCCGTGCACAAAGCACTGGATGTTAAAGCATTGCTTGAACATCTTAGCACGTCACAACCACTATATAATGCGACACCAATGAATCCTATTGTGCTCGATAGCAAAGCAAGAGACAGGATGGAGTACCTACAAAGACCAGACCTTGGACGTCAATTGAGTGATGCTTCTTGGCAACAACTGTTGGAACAACGTTCAGAAGTTGACGCAAAATATGATTTAGCGATAGTAGTGGCTGATGGACTTTCCTCCACTGCAATTCAAAATCACGCAGTTCCGCTGCTGGATAGATTGGTTGAAAAGCTGGGAACAGATCCTAAAAATAACTGGTCTCTCGCGCCGCTGACCATTGTGTCTCAAGGTAGAGTGGCTATAGGTGACGATGTGGGTGAGTGCCTAAATGCGAAAATCACCATGATACTCATTGGTGAAAGGCCAGGGCTGACATCCCCCGACAGCATGGGTATTTACATGACTTGGGCGCCGAAGCGCGGCGCAAAGGAGTCTAGCCGAAATTGTATCTCCAATATACGCCCTGAAGGTCTCGGTTATGATGAAGCAAGCAACAAAGCGTTTTATCTTCTTAGTGAGTCCATCAGACGTCAGATATCCGGTATTAAACTAAAAGATCGTTCATCTGACAATGAAGATAATGATGCACTGGAATCATCAACCACCACAAGCCACTTTCTTATCTCACCATAG
- a CDS encoding ethanolamine ammonia-lyase subunit EutB: protein MTATYRWQQGDRVYIFNSLAEVMAKATPARSGDALAGVSADTAEQRVIAQMTLADLPLKTFLNEAVIPYESDEITRLIIDSHDTTAFDPISHMTVGDFRNWLLNADTDGETLAKIRPGLTPEMVAAVSKIMRNQDLILVAKKCRVVTAFRNTIGLKNRLSTRLQPNHPTDSLDGIAATIFDGLMYGSGDAVIGINPATDNVTQTIKLLSLIDEVIHHYQIPTQSCVLTHVTNTIEAIEKGAPVDLVFQSIGGTQGTNETFGVNLNVLKEAQEAALSLNRGTVGNNVMYFETGQGTALSSNAYFGVDQQTCEARAYAVARHFDPLLVNTVVGFIGPEYLFDGKQIIRAGLEDHFCGKLLGLPMGCDICYTNHAYADQNDMDNLLTLLGVAGCSFIMGIPGSDDIMLNYQTTSFHDALYARKVLGLKPAPEFENWLTKMEIFKDVGQVQLNKSLAKPFSKSLSLLQQEG, encoded by the coding sequence ATGACCGCTACATATCGCTGGCAGCAGGGAGACAGGGTATACATCTTCAATTCACTTGCAGAAGTGATGGCAAAAGCAACACCAGCACGATCTGGCGATGCGTTAGCAGGAGTAAGTGCCGACACAGCGGAACAGAGAGTAATCGCTCAAATGACTCTAGCGGATCTGCCGCTTAAAACCTTCCTCAACGAAGCTGTTATTCCCTACGAGTCCGATGAGATAACACGACTGATCATCGATAGTCACGATACCACTGCATTTGATCCGATTTCTCATATGACCGTAGGTGACTTTAGAAACTGGCTACTAAATGCAGATACCGATGGGGAAACATTGGCGAAAATTCGCCCCGGTTTAACACCCGAAATGGTCGCAGCTGTCAGTAAGATCATGCGCAATCAAGACCTCATATTAGTTGCAAAAAAATGCCGTGTAGTCACTGCATTTCGTAATACTATTGGATTAAAAAATCGACTATCCACACGTTTGCAACCTAATCACCCCACCGATTCATTAGATGGTATTGCGGCGACCATTTTCGATGGCTTAATGTACGGCAGCGGCGACGCTGTAATAGGTATTAACCCCGCAACAGATAATGTCACTCAAACCATCAAACTATTGTCTCTTATTGACGAGGTTATTCATCACTATCAGATCCCAACTCAGTCTTGTGTACTAACTCATGTCACCAACACCATTGAAGCAATAGAGAAAGGTGCTCCAGTTGATCTGGTTTTTCAATCTATAGGTGGAACTCAAGGTACCAACGAGACGTTTGGCGTAAACCTAAATGTATTGAAAGAGGCACAGGAGGCTGCACTCTCTCTCAACCGGGGAACGGTAGGCAACAATGTGATGTATTTTGAAACAGGACAAGGAACAGCACTTTCTTCTAACGCCTATTTCGGAGTCGATCAACAAACTTGTGAGGCGAGAGCTTACGCTGTCGCCCGTCACTTTGATCCCTTACTTGTGAACACTGTAGTAGGATTTATAGGGCCTGAATACCTATTTGATGGGAAGCAAATTATTCGCGCCGGCCTAGAAGATCACTTTTGCGGTAAGCTACTCGGACTACCGATGGGGTGTGATATCTGTTACACCAATCACGCCTATGCCGACCAAAATGATATGGATAACCTCTTAACCTTACTGGGTGTGGCCGGCTGTTCATTCATCATGGGCATTCCCGGTTCAGACGATATTATGCTTAATTATCAAACGACTTCATTCCACGATGCCTTGTATGCACGCAAAGTACTCGGCCTTAAGCCCGCACCAGAATTTGAAAACTGGCTTACAAAAATGGAAATATTCAAAGATGTAGGGCAAGTACAGCTAAACAAAAGCCTTGCTAAACCCTTTAGTAAATCACTATCTTTACTACAACAGGAGGGCTAA
- a CDS encoding TRAP transporter substrate-binding protein encodes MNSRRNFLTGAAALAAGTMLAPAKTFAASPKIKWRMQTYAGPALAEHVVKPAIEMFNRIAGEEMQIELYFADQLVPTGELFRAMQKGIIDAVQSDDDSMASPTEVTTFGGYFPFGSRYSLDVPVLFNQYGLDEIWKEEYAKVGVKHISSGAWDPCHFATKEPINSLEDLKGLKVFTFPTAGRFLAKFGVVPVSIPWEDVEVALQTGELDGIAWSGITEDYTVGWSKVTNYFLTNNISGAWIGSFFANMDRYNELPDHLKDLLALCMDSSHYYRQWWYWGGEAKLRVEGSDMKLTSIPDAEWATVEAEAHKFWDEIAKESPTKAKIVEIFKKYNSDMEKAGRPYRYS; translated from the coding sequence ATGAACTCAAGACGTAATTTTTTAACTGGCGCTGCCGCACTCGCCGCAGGTACTATGCTGGCTCCAGCAAAAACATTTGCTGCTAGCCCTAAGATAAAGTGGCGTATGCAAACCTACGCAGGACCCGCATTAGCAGAGCATGTGGTTAAGCCCGCTATCGAAATGTTCAATCGCATTGCTGGTGAAGAAATGCAGATAGAACTTTACTTTGCCGATCAACTTGTACCAACAGGAGAACTGTTTCGTGCTATGCAAAAGGGCATAATCGATGCGGTTCAATCGGATGATGACTCTATGGCATCCCCTACAGAAGTAACTACATTTGGTGGATATTTTCCATTTGGTAGTCGCTACTCGTTAGACGTGCCCGTTCTGTTCAACCAGTATGGTTTGGATGAAATTTGGAAAGAAGAATACGCTAAAGTCGGTGTTAAACACATCTCTTCCGGTGCATGGGATCCATGTCATTTTGCGACAAAAGAGCCGATTAATAGCCTCGAAGATCTAAAAGGCTTAAAAGTATTCACGTTCCCGACAGCAGGCCGTTTCTTAGCTAAGTTTGGTGTAGTTCCTGTTTCTATCCCTTGGGAAGATGTTGAAGTTGCCCTACAGACTGGTGAACTAGATGGTATTGCTTGGTCAGGCATCACGGAAGACTATACGGTTGGTTGGTCGAAAGTGACAAACTACTTCCTTACCAACAACATTTCAGGTGCGTGGATCGGTTCTTTCTTTGCCAATATGGACCGATACAACGAGCTTCCAGATCATCTTAAAGATCTACTTGCACTCTGTATGGACAGCTCCCACTACTATCGTCAATGGTGGTACTGGGGTGGTGAAGCGAAACTACGCGTTGAAGGAAGTGATATGAAACTAACCTCCATTCCTGATGCGGAGTGGGCGACCGTTGAAGCGGAAGCACACAAATTCTGGGATGAAATAGCAAAAGAATCTCCAACGAAAGCGAAGATTGTCGAGATATTCAAAAAGTATAACTCAGATATGGAAAAAGCAGGCAGACCATACCGTTACAGCTAA
- a CDS encoding TRAP transporter large permease encodes MSYGMIATMMFSLMMLLMATGQRVFAAIGAVASIAAIMLWGTGGIEIPFTSAMKLMNWYPMLTLPMFIFMGYILSESKIADDLYKMFHVWMGPMPGGLAIGTIGLMVLVSAMNGLSVAGMAIGATIALPELLKRNYDKKMVTGVIQAGSSLGILVPPSVVLVLYAMIARQPVGQLWLAGIIPGLVMAVLFIVYIAVRCRINPSLGPTLSEEERNVPMAEKLRLLGAGALPLGIFAVMMIPFVNGWTSLVESSAIGAMAALLAAILKKRMTKVVFENSVRSTLAISCMFMWIILAALGFGAIFDGLGAVKAIEHLFTEQLGLSPWAILILMQLSFLIMGTFLDDTAMLVIVAPLYVPLVHALGFDLIWYGVLYTITSQIAYMTPPFGYNLFLMRAMAPPEITLRDIYGSVGPFVAIMVFSLILIMVFPNLAMWLPEYVYGK; translated from the coding sequence ATGAGTTATGGCATGATCGCAACAATGATGTTCTCGTTAATGATGTTGCTAATGGCAACAGGTCAACGAGTATTTGCTGCTATAGGGGCCGTCGCATCCATCGCTGCTATTATGCTTTGGGGTACCGGCGGTATAGAGATACCCTTTACTTCAGCCATGAAGCTAATGAATTGGTATCCAATGCTCACACTACCCATGTTTATTTTTATGGGCTATATCCTTTCGGAATCCAAAATCGCCGATGATTTATACAAAATGTTCCACGTCTGGATGGGGCCAATGCCTGGAGGGTTGGCTATTGGAACCATCGGACTTATGGTGCTCGTTTCAGCGATGAATGGCCTTTCTGTAGCAGGTATGGCGATAGGTGCAACCATTGCACTTCCTGAATTACTTAAGCGAAATTACGATAAGAAAATGGTTACTGGGGTCATTCAAGCTGGCTCCTCACTTGGCATACTAGTCCCCCCTTCGGTAGTCTTAGTTTTGTATGCCATGATTGCTCGCCAGCCTGTAGGGCAACTTTGGTTGGCCGGTATCATTCCTGGTTTAGTGATGGCTGTGCTATTTATTGTTTATATCGCCGTTCGCTGCCGTATCAACCCAAGTTTAGGCCCGACCCTTAGCGAAGAAGAACGCAATGTGCCGATGGCAGAAAAACTGCGCCTACTAGGTGCAGGAGCGCTACCACTTGGTATCTTCGCAGTGATGATGATTCCATTTGTTAATGGCTGGACCAGTCTGGTCGAAAGTTCAGCGATTGGAGCTATGGCGGCACTGTTAGCCGCTATCCTCAAAAAACGAATGACAAAAGTTGTGTTCGAGAACTCTGTACGCAGCACTCTGGCTATTTCTTGTATGTTTATGTGGATCATCCTTGCTGCATTAGGTTTTGGTGCCATCTTTGATGGATTAGGCGCAGTAAAGGCAATAGAACATCTGTTTACCGAGCAACTGGGACTTAGCCCCTGGGCAATACTGATTCTAATGCAGCTATCCTTTCTCATCATGGGAACCTTCCTTGATGATACTGCGATGCTAGTGATTGTCGCTCCTCTTTATGTACCACTTGTACACGCACTTGGCTTTGATCTTATTTGGTACGGTGTTCTTTACACTATCACCTCCCAGATCGCCTATATGACACCGCCATTCGGTTACAACCTATTTCTAATGCGTGCCATGGCACCACCGGAAATCACATTACGTGACATCTACGGCTCAGTCGGCCCCTTTGTTGCCATTATGGTGTTTTCACTCATCTTAATTATGGTTTTTCCAAACCTAGCTATGTGGCTACCAGAATATGTTTATGGAAAGTAG
- a CDS encoding TRAP transporter small permease subunit has translation MPGFIVAYVKYVDLFNRCIGRFMTYGIFLMIGVLMWSSISKTFFMPSLWTLESAQFMMVTYYILGGAYAIQLNANVRMDLFYGEWSVKQRAWVDAFTVFFLLFYLIVLLYGGLESTLYSLEYSQRSSSAWRPLLWPIKAIMCVGFFMMILQAISQFIKDIAIIRGVEIK, from the coding sequence ATGCCCGGTTTCATTGTTGCCTACGTAAAATATGTCGATTTATTCAATCGTTGTATCGGCCGATTTATGACGTATGGAATATTCCTGATGATTGGAGTACTTATGTGGTCCTCTATCTCAAAAACCTTTTTTATGCCATCACTTTGGACTCTAGAATCCGCCCAGTTCATGATGGTCACTTACTATATTCTCGGTGGTGCATATGCCATCCAGTTAAATGCCAATGTGCGGATGGACCTCTTTTATGGTGAATGGTCGGTAAAACAGCGCGCTTGGGTGGATGCATTTACCGTCTTTTTCCTTCTATTTTACTTAATTGTGCTGCTCTATGGGGGGCTAGAAAGCACACTATATTCATTAGAATATAGCCAGCGCAGTAGCTCTGCGTGGCGCCCACTATTGTGGCCTATTAAAGCAATTATGTGCGTAGGATTTTTTATGATGATCCTACAGGCCATCTCACAGTTTATTAAAGATATTGCAATTATTCGCGGAGTAGAAATCAAATGA
- a CDS encoding helix-turn-helix domain-containing protein: MEKHTLTSNDPLLCTLHSSDANHQAANLINWQQEYDQLGQGRFLGVINEINFPHMHVFREDTNRGLRQQCRVEQGGLWLGFSANNKSCRINNKQATNNQFLCRPGSKDFELLTPDEFSIFGLVLHKSLFTQGTDQHEQILINQTCDDLWLENISPRTLMMFREYLSLLLQPEGNRWSSDTQEVILKDAVLDLFSQAQPVSPVHQVASHQRQHIMKRVRSYLTESRLKSPVTISEICDAVHVSRRTLQYTFTQCCDMSPKQYIQITRLNQVRRALLNDTDNQTIADIAFDHGFFHLGQFSQDYKRLFGEKPNQTRQSENE, from the coding sequence ATGGAGAAACATACATTAACTAGTAACGATCCATTGTTGTGCACGCTTCACTCTAGTGATGCAAATCATCAAGCGGCAAACCTGATTAATTGGCAGCAAGAGTATGACCAATTAGGTCAGGGGCGTTTTCTCGGCGTGATCAATGAAATTAATTTCCCGCATATGCATGTGTTTCGTGAAGATACAAACCGAGGGTTAAGGCAGCAGTGCCGAGTAGAGCAAGGGGGATTATGGCTGGGGTTTAGCGCAAACAACAAAAGCTGTCGCATTAATAATAAACAGGCGACCAACAATCAATTCTTATGCCGTCCCGGTAGTAAAGATTTTGAGTTACTCACTCCCGACGAGTTTTCTATCTTTGGCTTGGTGTTGCATAAAAGTTTGTTTACACAGGGTACAGACCAACATGAACAAATACTCATTAACCAGACCTGTGATGATCTTTGGCTAGAGAATATTTCACCAAGAACACTTATGATGTTCAGAGAATATCTTTCGCTACTGTTGCAACCTGAAGGTAATCGTTGGAGCAGTGATACCCAAGAGGTTATCCTTAAAGATGCTGTGTTGGATCTTTTTAGTCAGGCGCAACCAGTATCACCGGTACATCAGGTAGCTTCTCATCAACGCCAGCACATTATGAAACGAGTTAGAAGTTATCTAACCGAGTCACGCTTGAAATCTCCGGTGACTATAAGCGAGATATGTGACGCCGTGCATGTAAGTCGACGTACGCTGCAGTATACGTTTACCCAGTGTTGCGATATGTCTCCCAAGCAGTACATTCAGATTACTCGGCTTAACCAGGTTAGGCGTGCGCTTTTAAATGATACAGACAATCAAACGATTGCCGATATCGCATTTGACCATGGTTTTTTTCATTTGGGTCAGTTTAGTCAAGACTATAAACGCTTGTTTGGTGAAAAACCCAACCAGACGCGACAGAGTGAAAATGAGTAA